One segment of Carya illinoinensis cultivar Pawnee chromosome 1, C.illinoinensisPawnee_v1, whole genome shotgun sequence DNA contains the following:
- the LOC122313823 gene encoding probable L-gulonolactone oxidase 4 translates to MAFLSSTRQVFRSSSLLLLFFFVSSSRTWDPIKCSSRNTNCTITNSYGAFSDRSVCRVAEVVYPSTEEELISVVANATASRRKMKVATSTSHSIPKLVCPDGEDGLLISTKYLNRTLKIDGEAMTMTVESGVLLRQLINEATKAKLALVSTPYWWGLTIGGILGTGAHGSTWQGNGSAVHDFVVELRIVSPGGPEDGHVKVRTLSDGDTDFNAAKVSLGVLGVISQVTLKLQPLFKRSIEFKSMNDWDLGDRVANFGRKHEFGDITWYPNQRMAVYRIDDRVPMNTSGDGLYDFTPFRSRSSLEVAIIRTKEELLESTGAIEGKCLSAEASVSKLVDGAYGLTNDGKSFEAYPVVGYHNRFQAYGTCLDSLEDPEMISNVCPWDPRVKGHRFFHQTTFSIGLPMAKIFIQDVQELNDLVPKAMCGVELYNGILIRYVKASTAYLGKEEDAVEFDITYYRSKDPKSPRLYEDILEEIEQLALFKYGALPHWGKNRNLAFEGAIERYRNATEFLKVKDVYDPLGLFSSEWTNKVLGLERGLTVDEQGCALEGLCICSNDSHCNPNKGYYCRSGRVYKDARVCRFTPEDICPAEGGGDSCNMAQYHTEL, encoded by the exons ATGGCATTCTTAAGCTCAACACGACAAGTTTTCCGATCTAGCTCTCTCCTTCTGTTATTCTTTTTTGTGAGTTCTAGCCGCACATGGGACCCCATCAAATGTTCATCAAGGAATACAAACTGCACAATCACAAATTCCTACGGAGCCTTTTCCGATAGAAGCGTTTGTCGAGTAGCAGAAGTGGTGTACCCATCCACAGAGGAAGAACTCATTTCAGTTGTAGCAAACGCAACCGCTAGCCGAAGGAAAATGAAGGTGGCAACAAGTACCTCACACAGCATTCCCAAGCTAGTCTGTCCCGACGGCGAAGATGGACTGCTAATAAGCACCAAGTATCTGAACCGTACGTTGAAAATTGATGGTGAAGCTATGACGATGACTGTGGAGAGCGGTGTATTATTGAGGCAGCTTATCAATGAAGCGACCAAGGCCAAGCTGGCCTTGGTTTCTACCCCGTATTGGTGGGGCTTGACAATTGGTGGCATATTGGGCACGGGTGCCCATGGGAGTACATGGCAGGGAAACGGAAGCGCAGTTCATGATTTTGTTGTGGAACTTCGAATCGTTAGTCCTGGTGGTCCTGAAGATGGTCATGTTAAGGTTCGGACGCTCAGTGATGGAGACACAGATTTTAATGCAGCCAAAGTTTCGCTTGGAGTTCTCGGAGTTATTTCGCAG GTCACTCTTAAACTACAGCCTCTCTTCAAGAGATCCATTGAGTTCAAAAGTATGAATGATTGGGACTTGGGAGATCGAGTTGCGAATTTCGGGAGAAAGCATGAGTTTGGTGATATAACTTGGTACCCTAATCAACGCATGGCAGTCTATCGGATAGATGATCGTGTCCCCATGAACACGTCCGGTGATGGTCTCTATGATTTCACGCCATTTCGCTCTAGATCTTCCCTTGAAGTGGCCATTATCAGAACCAAAG AGGAGCTTCTAGAATCCACTGGGGCTATCGAGGGAAAGTGCCTCTCTGCAGAAGCAAGTGTTTCTAAACTCGTGGATGGTGCCTATGGTTTAACTAACGATG GTAAATCCTTTGAAGCCTATCCGGTTGTTGGATATCACAACAGGTTTCAAGCATACGGAACCTGCCTAGACAGTCTTGAGGATCCGGAGATGATCAGTAACGTATGTCCATGGGACCCAAGAGTTAAGGGTCATAGGTTCTTTCACCAAACCACATTTAGCATTGGATTGCCCATGGCTAAGATATTCATCCAAGACGTGCAAGAGCTAAACGACTTGGTGCCCAAAGCAATGTGTGGCGTTGAACTTTATAATGGAATCCTCATACGCTACGTTAAGGCTTCGACTGCTTACCTGGGTAAGGAAGAAGATGCAGTGGAGTTTGATATCACATATTATCGAAGCAAAGACCCTAAAAGTCCTAGGCTTTACGAAGACATATTAGAAGAAATTGAGCAACTCGCACTTTTCAAGTACGGGGCACTGCCCCATTGGGGAAAGAATAGGAACCTAGCGTTCGAGGGAGCGATCGAGAGGTACAGAAATGCTACAGAATTCTTGAAGGTTAAAGATGTTTACGATCCATTAGGTCTATTCTCTAGTGAGTGGACAAATAAAGTTCTGGGTTTGGAAAGAGGGTTGACTGTAGATGAGCAGGGTTGTGCACTAGAAGGGTTATGCATATGCTCAAACGACAGTCATTGTAATCCAAACAAGGGCTATTATTGTAGATCAGGAAGAGTATACAAAGATGCTAGGGTTTGTCGTTTTACACCTGAAGACATATGCCCCGCAGAAGGTGGTGGCGACTCATGCAATATGGCCCAGTACCATACCGAGTTATGA